A stretch of Besnoitia besnoiti strain Bb-Ger1 chromosome III, whole genome shotgun sequence DNA encodes these proteins:
- a CDS encoding hypothetical protein (encoded by transcript BESB_044560), translating into MLGESRLMACPTNVDTILVAHVKSRSSSQKTVSSAHSDSDGFTSTLQDLISFCITCRLLETGAWIHVGENMENLLDARCMAEQKQKGRLHVNVPGVSLAVTLMPTSRSQAEKQAITVSIKAYPFAARVLRLRADADGCIAGNTVFCLPRLAVPAIAKGLACPTELTAPFKTPDDFNKFWLLQHGYKLPAGATSAIVKVSFGHFTLHYPIGCCWQSKLIEL; encoded by the exons ATGCTGGGCGAATCTCGGCTCATGGCTTGCCCGACGAATGTGGACACTATTCTGGTCGCACACGTGAAGTCCCG ATCCTCGTCCCAGAAGACAGTGTCTTCTGCTCATTCAGACAGCGACGGCTTCACCAGTACTCTGCAGGATCTAATCTCTTTCTGTATCACGTGCCGACTGCTTGAAACCGGAGCTTGGATTCATGTTGGAGAAAACATGGAAAACCTGCTGGATGCGCGTTGCATGGCAGAACAGAAGCAGAAGGGCCGTCTTCACGTAAATGTTCCTGGCGTGTCGCTAGCAGTCACGTTAATGCCGACATCGCGCTCTCAAGCCGAGAAGCAAGCAATCACCGTTTCGATAAAGGCCTACCCGTTCGCCGCCAGGGTTCTTCGCTTGCGTGCCGATGCAGATGGCTGCATTGCCGGCAACACAGTATtctgtcttccgcggctgGCCGTGCCAGCAATCGCGAAGGGGCTCGCTTGCCCCACAGAGCTGACTGCTCCTTTCAAAACACCAGACGACTTTAACAAATTCTG gctgctgcagcatgGATACAAGCTCCCTGCAGGCGCAACATCAGCTATCGTTAAAG TATCATTTGGCCACTTTACGCTTCACTATCCCATTG GTTGTTGTTGGCAGTCGAAGCTGATCGAACT
- a CDS encoding deoxyribose-phosphate aldolase (encoded by transcript BESB_044550) encodes MATPQIYQQFTSRALLNFFEVTAIKDDETEQSVAAVCKLAAKDPAIAGVCVMPSLVRYIKRDLVKSYPEVASISICAAVNFPDGGRTPDEVALEATGALKDGADEIECLINWRRMNEDGEDGENRTRLLVSELKKVVAPKILKVVLEAGQLQGGDLISRAAVAALEGGADFLQTSSGRAATHATMFSVHLISIALRDYKARECERIKVTGGKPEMSPARPIGIKIEVGDVHTPETADLLMQMVFENGLCSMTRDTFRLGGSFNLLKELRASYESWDSAGVAPDTSR; translated from the exons GAGGTCACCGCAATCAAAGATGATGAGACAGAGCAGTCGGTGGCTGCGGTGTGCAAGCTCGCCGCTAAAGACCCAGCAATTGCAGGCGTTTGCGTGATGCCATCGTTGGTCAGGTACATTAAGCGTGATCTGGTGAAGTCGTATCCGGAGGTGGCAAGTATCAGTATTTGCGCTGCCGTTAACTTTCCAGATGGTGGCAGGACTCCCGACGAGGTTGCGCTAGAAGCAACCGGGGCGCTGAAGGATGGTGCTGACGAGATTGAGTGCCTTATCAACTGGAGACGAATGAACGAGGATGGAGAGGATGGAGAAAACCGCACCAGGCTGCTGGTGAGCGAACTGAAGAAG GTCGTCGCCCCCAAGATCCTCAAGGTGGTTCTGGAGGCTGGGCAGCTTCAAGGAGGTGACCTCATCAGCAGAGCAGCTGTCGCTGCCTTagagggcggcgcagacttTCTTCAAACCTCATCCGGAAGGGCTGCTACGCATGCAACCATGTTCAGTGTCCACTTAATCTCTATTGCTTTACGTGACTACAAGGCACGCGAGTGCGAAAGGATCAAGGTTACTGGTGGCAAGCCAGAAATGTCGCCAGCAAGGCCCATCGGGATCAAAATAGAAGTTGGAGACGTGCACACGCCTGAGACAGCAGACTTGCTCATGCAAATGGTCTTTGAAAATGGCCTCTGTTCAATGACTAGGGATACGTTCCGACTTGGGGGCAGCTTTAACTTGCTGAAGGAACTGCGGGCGAGCTACGAGTCGTGGGATTCTGCTGGTGTCGCTCCAGACACAAGCAGGTGA